One part of the Salinivirga cyanobacteriivorans genome encodes these proteins:
- a CDS encoding YfhO family protein: MKKKLSIPFEILLLFIAVLAFYQIAFLLNSVKWDMVVGYLPRRYFIGECLQNGIFPLWNPYGEGGYPIYANLISTWSPLNMFTGALTGYTNLTLHFFFIVHVYMAGLGMFKLINHLVRHRKIAFIIGIAYMLSGIFIGNAQHINILSGSSWLPWVMLFYYRFYKDSKIVNILWCCIFLFLMVTDGYPAITIITGYVLFILFIGFSVKKWKNYGLPALINWIGANGILAIIIISLSIGQILALKEVAPYISRFNQVDALRAFNNPFSIPSLLSFLFPYATVNDYWLFKTDTSMANAYLGLLPLATIFSGIFLKLPKKAWAFLIIAVVALTIAVGDALPFRALTYEYLPMMDKFRYPSLFRVFSVFAFLVFAGFSFKALLNQKHRIKHLKFVLSALVILIFGTGIFAATKIDFNVFSLFNNAAKSTVYDRIFTQSLIQLIILALLIFTFSKKQINWKLIILILFTDLFLAVQLNMHSTGVSNKNPIEWYKQIKKHPEGFPVPSRKPLIKQTNKLFSFGPSWKNGSIFRKEISLEGYNPFLLNTYKKLDRSKKIRQNTLQNPIVYFADSIITYAEAENITLKPNILVVEEHSLQRFVNTDFKTDYSYTWQITSFSPTKINIVTETSNPQLLVLQQANYPGWQATIDGNSVEHFIVNHHFMAIVLPSGKHKVTFMFEKNYVITASLISLTVFIILVILAIVISLRKQKLIVKTGITAAIIVISLIAVYNYFNRPYNHTRNQFYKKAAAQIKSWNKGHNQKDFSYIFPVDNPSLIKAHLDDSTKVVFSRIYTEQDISELENNVHLSEKNNMIYFWSNTVNEESLKAWLYFHYPKVKKIRNYEHGQLAWLTRSIKHKTPKVLHINYEKGSLFWNKHKSNVDSINTFEGNYAFKIGTKQKYGGGFELQLGKHFNEKHEFIAIKGVNHITQKAEGRAVLRFFSKNAKKPIKTRSIRLLNADTTRWYTHYIATKIPRACSKIHFFYYKPNKTSGVLSVDDCNVLFIEDDFLKCGSIEK, from the coding sequence GTGAAGAAAAAGCTATCCATACCATTTGAAATTTTACTACTTTTTATCGCAGTTTTAGCATTTTACCAAATTGCATTTCTGCTCAATAGCGTTAAATGGGATATGGTAGTGGGTTATTTGCCCCGGCGTTATTTTATTGGCGAATGCTTGCAAAACGGAATTTTTCCCCTTTGGAACCCATATGGAGAAGGAGGCTATCCAATCTATGCAAATTTAATCAGCACCTGGTCGCCACTCAATATGTTTACCGGAGCGCTAACAGGCTATACCAACCTAACTTTACATTTCTTTTTTATCGTACATGTCTACATGGCGGGCCTTGGTATGTTTAAGTTGATCAACCATTTGGTAAGGCACCGAAAAATTGCTTTCATCATTGGAATAGCCTATATGCTATCCGGTATTTTCATAGGAAATGCCCAGCACATTAATATTTTAAGCGGTTCGAGCTGGCTTCCCTGGGTCATGCTTTTTTACTATAGATTTTACAAAGATTCCAAAATCGTCAATATCCTCTGGTGTTGCATATTCCTCTTCCTCATGGTAACAGACGGGTATCCGGCTATCACCATCATAACGGGCTATGTGCTATTCATTTTGTTTATTGGTTTCTCGGTAAAAAAATGGAAAAATTACGGCCTGCCAGCACTAATCAACTGGATTGGAGCAAATGGTATACTTGCAATTATAATTATCTCATTATCAATTGGGCAAATTCTCGCGCTTAAAGAGGTTGCGCCATACATCTCACGTTTCAACCAGGTTGATGCATTAAGAGCCTTTAACAACCCATTTTCAATTCCATCCTTACTCTCCTTCCTGTTTCCCTATGCAACGGTCAACGATTACTGGCTTTTTAAAACCGATACATCCATGGCCAATGCCTATTTAGGGCTTTTACCACTTGCAACCATATTCTCAGGCATATTTTTAAAGCTTCCCAAAAAAGCCTGGGCTTTTCTTATTATTGCTGTTGTAGCGCTGACAATTGCAGTAGGCGATGCTTTGCCATTCAGAGCGTTAACCTACGAATACCTGCCCATGATGGACAAATTCCGCTACCCCTCGCTGTTCAGGGTGTTCTCGGTATTTGCATTTCTCGTTTTTGCAGGTTTCAGCTTCAAGGCATTACTTAACCAAAAACACAGAATTAAACATCTCAAATTTGTACTTTCAGCGTTGGTTATTTTGATTTTTGGCACAGGAATTTTTGCTGCAACTAAAATTGATTTCAATGTCTTCTCCTTATTCAATAATGCAGCTAAATCAACAGTTTACGATAGAATATTCACACAGAGCTTAATACAACTTATTATTTTAGCATTACTGATTTTTACTTTTTCAAAAAAGCAAATTAATTGGAAACTTATTATATTAATACTATTTACAGATCTGTTTTTAGCTGTACAATTAAACATGCATTCAACAGGGGTTTCAAATAAAAACCCAATCGAATGGTATAAGCAAATAAAAAAACACCCGGAAGGCTTTCCGGTTCCCTCACGCAAACCATTAATTAAACAAACAAATAAGCTTTTCTCTTTTGGCCCGTCGTGGAAAAATGGTAGTATTTTCAGAAAAGAAATCTCTTTAGAAGGCTATAATCCATTCCTGCTCAACACTTACAAAAAACTTGATCGCTCAAAAAAGATCCGGCAAAACACCCTTCAAAACCCAATTGTATATTTTGCCGATTCAATCATAACTTATGCCGAGGCAGAAAATATAACTTTAAAGCCCAATATTTTAGTAGTTGAGGAGCACTCACTCCAACGATTTGTAAATACAGATTTCAAAACAGATTATTCATACACCTGGCAAATAACAAGCTTCTCTCCCACTAAAATTAATATTGTAACAGAAACCTCCAACCCGCAACTGTTAGTGCTTCAGCAAGCCAATTACCCGGGATGGCAAGCCACAATAGACGGCAATTCAGTTGAACATTTCATAGTCAATCATCATTTCATGGCCATTGTTTTGCCTTCGGGCAAACATAAAGTCACATTTATGTTTGAAAAAAACTATGTAATTACAGCCTCCCTTATATCATTAACCGTTTTTATAATTTTGGTGATTTTAGCAATTGTGATATCTCTTAGAAAACAAAAACTAATTGTAAAAACCGGAATAACGGCAGCAATTATAGTTATTTCCCTGATTGCTGTTTATAACTATTTCAATAGGCCATACAATCATACCAGAAACCAGTTTTACAAAAAAGCAGCAGCACAAATTAAATCATGGAATAAAGGCCATAATCAGAAAGATTTTTCATACATATTTCCGGTTGACAACCCCTCGCTAATAAAAGCCCACCTGGACGATAGTACCAAAGTAGTTTTTTCGAGAATTTACACCGAACAGGATATCTCCGAACTGGAAAACAATGTTCATCTGTCTGAAAAAAACAACATGATATATTTTTGGTCCAACACGGTAAACGAGGAATCACTTAAGGCATGGTTATACTTTCATTATCCGAAAGTAAAAAAAATAAGAAATTACGAGCATGGTCAACTGGCATGGCTTACCAGGAGCATAAAGCACAAAACCCCTAAGGTTCTTCACATCAATTACGAAAAAGGCAGTTTATTTTGGAATAAACACAAAAGCAATGTAGATTCAATCAACACATTTGAAGGTAACTATGCTTTTAAAATTGGTACAAAACAAAAATATGGTGGAGGATTTGAACTGCAGTTGGGCAAACATTTCAATGAAAAACATGAGTTTATTGCTATTAAAGGAGTTAACCATATAACACAAAAAGCAGAGGGCCGGGCAGTGCTCCGATTTTTCAGTAAAAATGCGAAAAAACCAATTAAAACCAGGAGTATAAGGCTTCTTAATGCTGACACAACCCGCTGGTATACACATTACATAGCTACTAAAATTCCCCGGGCATGCAGCAAGATCCATTTTTTCTATTACAAGCCAAACAAAACATCCGGAGTACTATCAGTAGACGACTGTAATGTACTATTCATTGAAGATGATTTTTTGAAGTGCGGCTCTATTGAAAAATAA
- the hisS gene encoding histidine--tRNA ligase — protein sequence MAQKVTIPKGTRDFTPLEMARRNYIFNTIQQVYELYGFQPIETPSMELLSTLMGKYGEEGDKLLFKILNSGDFAKKADEQHWEERNISKLTPQIAEKGLRYDLTVPFARFVVQNRNEIQFPFKRYQIQPVWRADRPQKGRYREFVQCDADVVGSNSLLHEAELVMIMDEVFTRLGINVTIKINSRKLLTAIADMVGKPELITAITVAIDKLDKIGLEKVQEELKQVGLSDDDIKKVTPIIELRGNNQEKIEAVAELFGGNEASEAGKNEIFKVFNYLESYELNNEVEFDLALARGLNYYTGCIFEVKAKDVAIGSICGGGRYDDLTGIFGLKDVSGVGISFGADRIYDVLMQLNQFPETTLQGPKIMFVNFGDKEAQYALKAAISLRNNGVSAEVYPDSVKMKKQMNYANTKHFPFVVLAGENEINNSTYTLKDMKTGEQSEVSLPELIEKLKNS from the coding sequence ATGGCACAGAAAGTTACTATTCCAAAAGGAACCCGTGATTTTACTCCGCTGGAAATGGCCCGGCGCAATTATATATTCAATACCATTCAGCAGGTTTACGAGCTGTATGGCTTTCAGCCTATTGAAACTCCATCTATGGAGTTGCTTTCAACCCTGATGGGGAAATATGGCGAAGAGGGTGATAAGTTGCTCTTTAAAATTCTGAACTCCGGAGATTTTGCAAAAAAAGCAGATGAGCAGCATTGGGAAGAGCGCAATATTTCAAAGCTTACACCACAAATTGCCGAAAAAGGTTTAAGGTACGACCTTACAGTGCCATTTGCACGTTTTGTGGTGCAAAACCGCAATGAAATTCAGTTTCCGTTTAAAAGATACCAGATACAACCCGTATGGCGTGCCGACAGACCACAGAAAGGCCGTTATCGTGAATTTGTGCAGTGCGATGCAGATGTGGTTGGAAGCAACTCGCTGCTACACGAAGCGGAACTTGTGATGATAATGGACGAAGTATTTACACGTCTTGGGATAAATGTAACTATAAAAATTAACAGCCGTAAGTTGCTTACTGCTATCGCCGATATGGTGGGCAAACCAGAGTTAATAACAGCAATTACAGTAGCCATTGATAAACTAGATAAAATTGGACTTGAGAAGGTTCAGGAAGAGTTAAAACAAGTGGGGTTGTCCGATGACGATATTAAAAAAGTTACACCCATTATCGAGTTGAGGGGTAACAACCAGGAGAAAATAGAGGCTGTGGCAGAATTGTTCGGTGGAAATGAAGCCTCCGAGGCCGGCAAAAATGAGATTTTTAAGGTATTTAACTATCTGGAATCGTATGAGCTTAATAATGAAGTAGAATTTGATCTGGCCCTTGCGCGTGGTCTTAATTATTACACGGGTTGCATATTCGAAGTAAAAGCAAAAGATGTAGCCATTGGCTCAATATGCGGTGGTGGTCGCTACGATGATCTTACCGGTATCTTTGGCCTTAAAGATGTTTCCGGAGTGGGGATATCATTCGGAGCTGACCGAATTTATGATGTGCTAATGCAGTTGAATCAGTTTCCGGAAACAACGCTACAGGGGCCTAAAATTATGTTTGTGAATTTTGGCGATAAAGAGGCACAATATGCGCTAAAAGCTGCAATATCCCTGCGTAATAACGGTGTTTCAGCTGAGGTTTACCCCGATAGTGTTAAAATGAAAAAACAAATGAATTATGCCAATACCAAGCACTTTCCTTTTGTTGTGCTTGCCGGGGAGAATGAAATTAACAATAGTACCTACACGTTAAAAGATATGAAAACGGGCGAACAAAGTGAGGTTAGTTTGCCTGAATTGATTGAGAAATTGAAAAACAGCTAG
- the hutH gene encoding histidine ammonia-lyase: protein MDTIHHISPEPLTFEIIEEIIAGDYKLALSDDAKQLIQESRDYLDQKMAKQDDPIYGINTGFGSLCDKKISKEDLSSLQRNLVMSHACGTGNEVHPQIVKLMLLFKAHALSLGKSGVQLQTVERIIEMFNHDIIPVVYELGSLGASGDLAPLAHLFLPLLGEGEVIVDGKRMPSAEMLKKQGWETITLRSKEGLALLNGTQFMTAHAAMALIRAFKLQKLADLAGALSIDAFDGIIAPFSEELQQVRPHEGQIETARNIRAMLLDSEINEQEKEHVQDPYSFRCIPQVHGATKDAVSHVSSVVLTEINSVTDNPTIFVEEDKILSGGNFHGQPLALSLDYMVMALSELGNISERRVAQLISGKRGLPEFLVANPGLNSGLMIPQYTAASIVNKNKQLSVPNSIDSIVSSNGQEDHVSMGANSATKLSRVVDNLERLIAIELINASQALEFRKPLKTSPYLEEFLAVFREEVPFVKDDRVLYEDIERAVSFIRSGSFE, encoded by the coding sequence ATGGATACTATTCACCACATATCACCCGAACCATTAACTTTTGAGATAATTGAAGAAATAATTGCGGGCGATTACAAATTGGCATTATCCGATGATGCCAAACAATTAATACAGGAAAGCCGAGATTACCTTGACCAGAAAATGGCCAAACAGGATGATCCTATTTATGGAATTAATACAGGATTTGGATCGCTTTGCGACAAAAAGATATCCAAAGAAGATTTGTCGAGCCTGCAACGAAACCTGGTAATGTCGCATGCTTGTGGTACCGGTAATGAGGTGCACCCGCAGATTGTGAAACTTATGTTGCTCTTCAAAGCGCATGCCTTGTCACTGGGTAAAAGCGGTGTGCAATTACAAACAGTGGAGCGCATCATCGAAATGTTTAACCACGACATAATTCCCGTTGTTTACGAGCTAGGCTCGCTAGGCGCATCGGGTGATTTGGCCCCACTTGCCCACCTGTTTTTACCTCTGCTTGGAGAAGGAGAAGTGATAGTAGATGGAAAGCGCATGCCAAGCGCAGAGATGCTTAAAAAACAAGGTTGGGAAACTATTACACTGCGCAGCAAAGAAGGGCTGGCATTGCTCAACGGTACCCAGTTTATGACTGCTCATGCTGCAATGGCACTAATTCGGGCATTCAAGTTACAAAAACTGGCCGATTTGGCCGGGGCTCTTTCTATAGATGCTTTTGATGGTATAATTGCACCCTTTAGTGAAGAGCTACAGCAGGTACGACCCCACGAAGGACAAATTGAAACCGCGCGGAATATTCGGGCTATGTTATTGGACTCGGAAATTAATGAACAGGAAAAAGAGCATGTGCAGGATCCCTATTCCTTCCGCTGTATTCCTCAGGTACATGGCGCTACTAAAGATGCGGTAAGCCATGTGAGCAGTGTAGTTCTTACAGAGATTAACTCAGTAACCGATAACCCGACAATTTTTGTCGAAGAAGATAAAATTTTATCTGGAGGTAATTTCCATGGGCAACCATTGGCACTAAGTCTCGATTACATGGTAATGGCATTATCGGAGCTTGGAAACATTAGTGAGCGGCGTGTTGCTCAGCTGATAAGTGGTAAACGTGGATTACCTGAATTTCTTGTGGCGAACCCCGGCCTGAACTCCGGATTGATGATTCCTCAATACACAGCTGCATCAATCGTAAATAAAAACAAACAACTTTCAGTGCCGAACTCAATTGATTCAATTGTTTCATCAAACGGGCAGGAGGACCACGTGAGTATGGGTGCCAATAGTGCCACGAAATTAAGCAGGGTTGTTGACAACCTTGAAAGACTTATTGCTATTGAGTTAATTAATGCATCGCAGGCACTGGAGTTCAGAAAGCCACTGAAAACATCGCCTTACCTGGAAGAGTTTTTGGCTGTTTTCAGAGAAGAAGTTCCGTTTGTAAAAGATGACCGTGTGTTATATGAGGATATTGAACGGGCTGTGTCATTTATCCGAAGCGGAAGTTTTGAATAA
- a CDS encoding M16 family metallopeptidase codes for MYKIKMIVIATIGMFLMGCAGNGEKHEVIQKEDSNGYAYKEVTNDPYHARVYTLDNGLKVYLSVNRDEPRVQTYIGVKAGSSYDPAETTGLAHYLEHMMFKGTGKIGALDWETEKAMIEEISELYEQHKATDDDNEKKAIYAKIDSISYQAAKMVAANEYDKLMSTLGAKGTNAYTSNERTVYMNDIPANELEKWLMVESERFSQLVLRLFHTELETVYEEFNMGQDQDGRQAYQALYKNLFPGHVYGEQSTIGKPEHLKNPSMVNIHNYFDTYYVPNNMAIAMVGDIDMDETIKMVDEHFGKLEKNPVEPINHGKADPIKGIVRDTVSGPQPASVRVAFRFDGVKSDDRKYVSLIDHILSNRTAGLIDLNLVQEQKVQMAASYSSFLQDYGTHVFYGMPRSEQSLQEVADLMLAELDKIKSGDFDDWLLEACIKDMKVSKIRKLEGKWRAHDFIDAFTNDFAWENYITFIEDLEKITKEDLVKFANENYGDDYVVIYKEQGPRTAAVKVDKPEITSLELNRDVQSDFFQKVTSEPAKRLDPMFIDFDKRIDHAEVTNGVKLSYIENKTNELFRMQYIIPMGKNHNNMIPLAVEYLEYLGTEKYTPAEFKKELFKYGLSFGVYASSEDAYVYISGLEESLDKGVELLEHMIANAKPDQEAYDKYVQKILKDRSNAKEDKNSILWNGMLNYGLYGEESSFTNIIPEEKLKNIAPQALTDLVKDLYSYKHEIFYYGSRPTKELTALLAEKHQIPEELKPVPEPTDYAVREVDQNEVYFVDYDMIQSNILLLSKDQQFDKELMPYARMFNEFYGSGLSSIVFQEIREAKALAYSAFSAFTTPSKQDDDHLIYGFVGTQPDKIKIATNALMGLMDEMPEAQKQFESAREAILKKIESERITKDQIYWTYRRNNKRGIDHDFRKDVYQKVQNMSLEEFKDFFNNHISGKNYTYMVMGDRESVDMNILAQIGTVKELTLEELFNY; via the coding sequence ATGTACAAAATCAAGATGATCGTTATCGCGACCATAGGAATGTTTCTTATGGGCTGTGCCGGTAATGGAGAAAAACACGAAGTAATTCAAAAAGAAGACAGTAATGGTTACGCCTACAAAGAGGTAACCAATGACCCTTATCATGCCAGAGTTTATACGCTTGATAATGGACTGAAAGTTTACCTGAGTGTAAACCGCGATGAGCCACGTGTGCAAACCTATATCGGCGTTAAAGCAGGTTCAAGTTACGATCCGGCCGAAACAACCGGACTTGCGCACTACCTCGAGCATATGATGTTTAAAGGTACCGGAAAAATCGGAGCACTCGACTGGGAAACCGAGAAAGCCATGATCGAGGAAATCTCTGAACTTTATGAGCAACATAAAGCCACAGATGACGACAATGAAAAAAAGGCCATTTATGCTAAAATTGACAGCATATCGTATCAGGCTGCTAAAATGGTTGCCGCAAATGAATACGATAAACTTATGTCTACACTTGGTGCAAAGGGAACAAACGCTTATACCTCAAATGAACGTACAGTTTATATGAACGATATTCCTGCCAATGAGCTTGAAAAATGGCTTATGGTAGAAAGCGAAAGGTTTAGCCAATTGGTCCTCCGTTTATTCCATACCGAACTTGAGACTGTTTACGAAGAGTTTAATATGGGGCAGGATCAGGATGGCCGACAAGCTTACCAGGCGCTCTATAAAAACCTTTTTCCCGGGCATGTTTACGGTGAACAATCTACTATTGGTAAACCTGAACACTTGAAAAACCCTTCAATGGTAAATATTCATAATTATTTTGATACTTATTATGTGCCTAATAATATGGCTATTGCAATGGTTGGGGATATTGATATGGATGAAACCATTAAAATGGTGGATGAGCATTTTGGTAAATTAGAAAAAAATCCGGTTGAGCCCATTAATCATGGAAAGGCCGATCCTATTAAGGGTATTGTCAGAGATACAGTTAGTGGACCGCAACCAGCATCTGTAAGAGTTGCATTCCGTTTCGATGGCGTAAAATCAGATGATCGTAAGTATGTGAGCCTTATTGATCATATTTTGAGCAACCGCACAGCCGGTCTCATTGACCTGAATCTTGTGCAAGAACAAAAAGTTCAGATGGCTGCCTCTTATTCAAGCTTTTTGCAGGATTATGGAACACACGTGTTCTATGGAATGCCGCGTAGTGAACAAAGTTTGCAGGAAGTGGCAGATTTAATGTTGGCAGAGCTTGATAAAATTAAATCAGGTGATTTCGATGATTGGCTATTGGAAGCCTGTATTAAAGATATGAAAGTTAGTAAAATAAGAAAATTGGAAGGCAAATGGCGTGCACATGATTTTATCGATGCCTTTACAAATGATTTTGCCTGGGAAAATTATATCACTTTTATTGAAGACCTGGAGAAAATTACCAAAGAGGATTTAGTGAAATTTGCCAACGAAAACTATGGCGATGATTATGTAGTGATTTATAAAGAACAGGGACCACGCACTGCAGCTGTAAAAGTAGATAAGCCAGAAATTACTTCTCTGGAACTAAACCGCGATGTGCAATCAGATTTCTTCCAGAAAGTGACCTCTGAGCCAGCAAAACGCTTAGATCCTATGTTCATTGATTTTGACAAGCGAATTGACCATGCAGAGGTGACCAATGGCGTTAAGTTGAGCTACATTGAGAATAAAACAAATGAGCTTTTCCGCATGCAGTATATTATTCCGATGGGTAAAAACCATAATAATATGATTCCATTGGCTGTTGAGTACCTTGAGTATTTGGGGACCGAGAAATACACTCCGGCAGAATTTAAAAAAGAACTGTTTAAGTATGGATTAAGCTTTGGTGTATATGCCAGCAGTGAAGATGCTTATGTGTATATTTCAGGACTGGAAGAGTCGCTGGACAAAGGTGTTGAATTGCTTGAGCATATGATAGCCAATGCTAAACCTGACCAGGAAGCCTATGATAAATACGTACAGAAAATCCTAAAAGACCGTTCGAATGCCAAAGAGGATAAAAACTCAATTCTGTGGAACGGGATGCTTAACTACGGGTTGTATGGAGAAGAATCTTCATTCACGAATATTATTCCAGAAGAGAAACTCAAAAATATAGCGCCCCAGGCACTTACAGATTTGGTGAAAGACCTATACAGCTATAAGCACGAAATTTTCTATTATGGCAGCAGACCAACAAAAGAACTTACGGCTTTGCTGGCTGAAAAACACCAAATTCCTGAAGAGTTGAAACCCGTACCAGAACCAACAGATTACGCTGTGAGAGAAGTTGACCAAAATGAGGTGTATTTTGTGGATTATGACATGATTCAGTCTAATATCCTATTGCTTTCAAAAGATCAGCAATTCGATAAAGAATTAATGCCCTATGCCCGCATGTTTAATGAATTTTACGGTAGTGGCTTGTCATCGATTGTTTTCCAGGAAATTAGAGAGGCTAAAGCATTAGCTTATTCAGCTTTTTCTGCATTTACTACACCATCGAAACAAGATGATGACCACCTGATTTATGGGTTTGTAGGTACACAGCCAGATAAGATTAAAATAGCTACCAATGCACTTATGGGGCTTATGGACGAAATGCCCGAAGCTCAGAAACAGTTTGAAAGTGCACGTGAGGCCATTTTGAAAAAAATTGAGAGCGAGCGAATTACCAAAGATCAAATATACTGGACCTATAGACGGAACAATAAGCGTGGAATTGATCATGACTTCCGTAAAGACGTTTATCAGAAAGTACAGAATATGTCACTCGAGGAATTTAAAGATTTCTTTAATAATCACATAAGTGGCAAAAATTATACATATATGGTCATGGGTGATCGTGAAAGCGTAGATATGAATATTCTTGCACAAATTGGTACTGTGAAAGAACTTACACTTGAGGAGTTGTTTAACTATTAA
- a CDS encoding transposase, giving the protein MSVRRKKYDKEFKKMAVELCQTQQNRPKKEIAQELGITDNMLNRWVREHDKYGDNSFAGQGRPVMTDKEKELAQLRKELRETQIERDILKKAVSIFSKGDSRNTNS; this is encoded by the coding sequence ATGAGTGTACGAAGAAAGAAGTATGACAAAGAATTTAAAAAAATGGCAGTAGAGCTTTGTCAGACACAGCAAAACAGGCCAAAAAAGGAAATTGCACAAGAGTTGGGCATTACAGACAACATGTTAAACCGTTGGGTCAGGGAGCATGATAAATATGGAGATAACAGCTTTGCTGGACAAGGCAGGCCTGTGATGACCGACAAGGAGAAAGAGCTGGCACAGCTTCGAAAAGAACTGCGGGAAACGCAAATAGAGCGCGATATCTTAAAAAAGGCAGTGAGCATTTTCTCCAAGGGCGACAGCAGAAATACGAATTCATAA
- a CDS encoding aldo/keto reductase, which translates to MRYKLLGKTGLRVSELSLGTMTFGEEWGWGASKEESKKIFDAYADAGGNFIDTANRYTEGTSEAFVGEFIAPDRDHFVVATKYSLFDKPGDVNYAGNHRKNMMRSVEASLKRLQTDHIDVLYLHAWDFLTPSEEILRGIDDLVKSGKILYAGISDTPAWIVSEANAIADLRGWTRFNALQVEYSLIERTTERDLLPMAKAGDLAVTAWAPLAGGALTGKYLKANDNDKRMEADNPRLSQRNQNIAKAVVKLANETGYSPAQIAIRWTMQQNQVVIPIVGARKLKQMQDSIKAVNIELDKAQIQQLNEVSAVDHGFPHEFLKQDRIKGFVLSEKGVELLHLPGHIVKPKELDLHYECTKKEV; encoded by the coding sequence ATGCGATACAAACTACTCGGAAAAACCGGATTACGCGTTTCAGAACTTAGCCTTGGCACTATGACATTTGGTGAAGAATGGGGCTGGGGAGCTTCGAAAGAGGAGAGCAAAAAAATATTTGATGCTTATGCAGATGCCGGCGGAAACTTTATAGATACAGCAAACAGGTATACCGAAGGCACCAGTGAAGCTTTCGTGGGAGAATTCATTGCCCCTGACAGAGATCATTTTGTAGTGGCTACAAAATACAGCCTTTTTGACAAGCCCGGTGACGTAAACTATGCCGGCAACCATCGCAAAAATATGATGCGATCAGTTGAAGCAAGTTTAAAAAGGTTGCAAACAGATCATATAGATGTTTTATACCTCCATGCATGGGATTTCCTCACTCCCAGCGAAGAAATACTGCGCGGTATTGACGATTTGGTTAAATCAGGAAAAATTCTCTATGCCGGCATTTCTGACACACCAGCATGGATTGTTTCAGAAGCTAACGCCATAGCAGATTTACGTGGCTGGACCCGTTTTAATGCGCTGCAAGTTGAGTACAGTCTCATAGAACGCACTACTGAGCGCGACCTGCTGCCAATGGCAAAAGCCGGTGACCTGGCAGTAACCGCATGGGCACCACTTGCCGGAGGAGCTTTAACGGGTAAATACCTAAAAGCAAATGACAATGACAAACGTATGGAGGCCGATAACCCCAGGCTGAGCCAACGAAATCAAAACATTGCCAAAGCTGTGGTGAAACTGGCCAATGAAACCGGTTATTCTCCTGCTCAAATTGCCATTCGATGGACCATGCAACAAAACCAGGTGGTAATTCCAATTGTTGGCGCACGTAAATTAAAGCAAATGCAGGACAGTATTAAAGCTGTAAACATAGAACTTGACAAAGCGCAAATTCAACAATTGAATGAAGTTAGTGCTGTTGACCACGGATTTCCTCATGAATTCTTAAAACAAGACAGAATAAAAGGGTTTGTTTTGAGTGAAAAAGGAGTGGAGTTGCTACATTTGCCCGGACATATAGTTAAGCCTAAAGAACTAGATTTGCATTATGAGTGTACGAAGAAAGAAGTATGA
- a CDS encoding flavin reductase family protein, with translation MLLTSKDLAETPKIRRLNIINAITGIKPANLIGTISPDSKTNLAIISNVVHIGSNPAHMGYISRPKRQTLNNIRKSGFFTINHVHESFIEQAHYTSAKFESGVSEFEQCALSEEYIDNFPVPFVKESLVKTGLKLKEIIPIKSNETWLVIGQILLLQIPDKTLADNGYIDMEKLGGIGVSGLNNYYRLKKIKSMPYARTNELPKFKKQQTKTS, from the coding sequence ATGCTACTAACTTCAAAAGATCTTGCAGAGACTCCAAAAATCAGACGTTTGAATATCATCAATGCAATTACCGGAATAAAGCCTGCAAACCTTATTGGAACCATATCTCCAGACAGTAAAACAAATCTGGCTATTATAAGCAATGTAGTTCACATAGGCAGCAACCCTGCACATATGGGATATATTTCGCGGCCCAAACGGCAAACGTTAAACAATATTCGTAAAAGTGGTTTTTTCACCATCAACCATGTACACGAATCATTCATTGAACAGGCGCACTACACTTCAGCCAAATTTGAATCCGGCGTTTCGGAGTTTGAGCAGTGCGCACTCAGTGAAGAATACATTGACAACTTCCCGGTACCTTTTGTAAAAGAGAGCCTGGTAAAAACAGGTTTAAAGCTCAAAGAAATCATACCTATAAAAAGTAACGAAACCTGGCTTGTGATAGGCCAAATATTGCTGCTCCAAATACCGGATAAAACTTTGGCCGACAATGGCTACATTGACATGGAAAAGCTGGGTGGAATAGGCGTTTCAGGGCTTAATAACTACTATAGGTTAAAAAAAATCAAATCGATGCCTTACGCCAGAACAAACGAATTACCTAAATTTAAAAAACAACAAACCAAAACATCATAA